A part of Synechococcus sp. KORDI-49 genomic DNA contains:
- a CDS encoding SLC13 family permease produces MAELTSAIQDPHALITLAVLILAVVLFISGALAPELTGLLSVGLLMASGVLNPQEALAGFGSPALITLLGLFPVSAALFKSGALDRLRALIASERIRTPRRLIALMAFVIAPVSGIVPNTPVVASLLPVVENWCHRRGLSPSRVLLPLSFSTVLGGTLTLLGSSVNLLVSDISEQLGYGSLELFSFTLISIPIWLAGALYLVLAPRVLLPDRGSNGDELTINPQTSSYCTEVTIPGDSELVGRSLHNSRLQRRFDVDVLELQRGGERLLPPLADRRLQAGDHLLLRVTRQDLLRLQQDHTIQLTTQGQNAGVNLDSSAGGQKTVEVLLPAGSTLAGASLRELRFRQRHNATVLALRRGQETVQERLGQVVLREGDVLLLQAPLDSIRGLQASNDLLVLDRLEEDLPTVRRKPLAVSIAVGMLLLPTLTPVPLVASVLLATVAVVASGCLRPGELQRAIRLDVILLLGSLTSFSVALKTTGLADGLAAGLSQGLDGWPTYGALMVIFIGTTLVTQVMSNAASVALLAPVAVQLAPGLDLPATALLITVLFGASQSFLTPVGYQTNLMVFGPGRYRFLDVTRYGSGLTLIMTVLVPALILWRYGPT; encoded by the coding sequence ATGGCCGAGCTGACCAGCGCGATCCAGGACCCGCATGCCCTGATCACCCTGGCCGTGCTGATCCTGGCTGTGGTGCTGTTCATCTCCGGTGCTCTGGCACCGGAACTCACCGGGCTGCTCAGCGTCGGGCTGCTGATGGCCTCAGGCGTTCTGAACCCTCAGGAGGCCCTGGCGGGATTCGGGAGCCCTGCTCTGATCACCCTGCTGGGCCTGTTCCCCGTCTCCGCTGCTCTGTTCAAAAGCGGGGCCCTCGATCGTCTGAGGGCTCTGATCGCCTCCGAGCGGATCCGGACCCCACGGCGTCTGATCGCCCTGATGGCCTTCGTGATCGCGCCGGTGTCCGGCATCGTGCCCAACACCCCCGTGGTGGCTTCGCTGCTGCCGGTGGTGGAGAACTGGTGCCACCGCCGGGGGCTCTCGCCCTCGAGGGTGCTGCTGCCGCTGTCCTTCTCCACCGTGCTGGGGGGCACCCTGACCCTGCTGGGCAGTTCCGTGAACCTGCTGGTGAGCGACATCAGCGAGCAGCTCGGCTACGGATCCCTGGAACTGTTCAGCTTCACGCTGATCAGCATCCCGATCTGGCTGGCCGGCGCTCTCTATCTCGTGCTCGCCCCGCGGGTGCTGCTGCCGGATCGGGGCAGCAACGGCGACGAGCTCACCATCAATCCCCAGACCAGTTCCTACTGCACGGAAGTGACGATTCCCGGGGATTCGGAACTGGTCGGTCGGTCGCTGCACAACAGCCGTCTGCAACGGCGCTTCGACGTGGACGTGCTGGAACTTCAGCGTGGCGGAGAACGCCTGCTTCCCCCCCTGGCGGATCGACGGCTGCAGGCTGGCGATCACCTGCTGCTGCGGGTCACCCGCCAGGACCTGCTGCGCCTGCAGCAGGACCACACCATCCAGCTCACCACCCAGGGGCAGAACGCCGGCGTCAACCTCGACAGCAGCGCCGGCGGCCAGAAAACGGTGGAGGTGCTGCTGCCAGCCGGCTCCACCCTGGCCGGCGCCAGCCTGCGGGAACTGCGTTTCCGTCAGCGGCACAACGCCACGGTGCTGGCGCTGCGACGCGGCCAGGAAACAGTTCAGGAGCGGCTTGGCCAGGTGGTGTTGCGGGAGGGAGACGTGCTGCTGCTTCAGGCACCGCTCGATTCGATCCGCGGGCTGCAGGCCAGCAACGACCTTCTGGTGCTCGACCGGCTGGAGGAGGATCTGCCGACGGTGCGCCGCAAGCCGCTGGCGGTGTCGATCGCCGTCGGCATGCTGCTGCTGCCGACCCTGACGCCGGTTCCGCTGGTGGCATCGGTGCTGCTCGCCACCGTGGCGGTGGTGGCGAGCGGCTGCCTGCGACCGGGTGAGCTGCAGCGGGCGATCCGCCTGGATGTGATTCTGCTGCTGGGATCGCTCACCAGCTTCAGCGTCGCCCTGAAGACCACGGGTCTGGCTGATGGGCTGGCGGCCGGGCTGTCGCAGGGCCTCGATGGCTGGCCGACCTATGGGGCGCTGATGGTGATCTTCATCGGCACCACGCTGGTAACGCAGGTGATGAGCAACGCTGCCTCGGTGGCCCTGCTGGCGCCGGTGGCGGTGCAGCTGGCACCGGGGCTGGATCTGCCGGCCACCGCCTTGCTGATCACCGTGCTGTTCGGGGCCAGCCAGTCGTTCCTCACCCCGGTGGGGTATCAGACGAATCTGATGGTGTTCGGCCCAGGACGCTATCGGTTCCTGGACGTCACCCGATACGGAAGCGGTCTGACGCTGATCATGACCGTGCTGGTGCCGGCCCTGATCCTGTGGCGCTACGGCCCAACCTGA
- a CDS encoding TrkH family potassium uptake protein, whose amino-acid sequence MPLRQALERSQGWHRRLTVPQFTVVTGLLVILLGTLVLSTPLCSNERVGLWEALFTATSAITVTGLSIIDIGTDLTGFGQLVLAGMILAGGLGLMAITTFLQGFVVKGTALRRRLDRGRTLDEFGVGGVGATFRAIALTAAAVILIGAMVLYGFGFSDIPDRGERIWASLFHSISAYNNAGFGLWSDSLERYHANPVVNAVVMLLIVMGGLGWRVTSDLVGLGFRRGRRRPSLHTRLVLRTTLLLIAFGTLGLAVTEWLNRGEVFIEMAWPERWMTALFESVTARTAGFTTVPFSLENITDSGTLLLMALMFIGASPGGTGGGIKTTTVAALMAATRSTLRGRDSVVIRNREISDKVVLRAVGITVASLLFVLGMALLLSLGSNLNGEDPFTFLEMLFTCISAFCTVGLDLGVTEELGRFGQLVLLIGMFVGRLGVFLLLSAIWEAVSREGHHLHRQNRIGYPREDLYV is encoded by the coding sequence GTGCCCCTCCGCCAGGCCCTCGAACGCAGCCAGGGCTGGCATCGCCGGCTCACCGTTCCGCAGTTCACGGTGGTGACAGGCCTGCTGGTGATCCTGCTCGGGACCCTGGTGCTGAGCACACCGCTCTGTTCCAACGAACGTGTCGGCCTCTGGGAAGCGCTGTTCACGGCCACCTCCGCCATCACCGTCACGGGGCTGTCGATCATCGACATCGGCACGGACCTGACCGGTTTCGGGCAGCTGGTGCTGGCCGGGATGATCCTGGCTGGCGGTCTCGGACTGATGGCGATCACCACGTTCCTGCAGGGGTTCGTGGTGAAGGGAACCGCTCTGCGCCGCCGGCTTGACCGGGGGCGGACCCTCGATGAATTCGGCGTCGGCGGAGTGGGCGCCACCTTCCGTGCCATCGCCCTGACCGCAGCCGCGGTGATCCTGATCGGCGCGATGGTGCTCTACGGCTTCGGCTTCAGCGATATCCCGGATCGGGGGGAGCGGATCTGGGCGTCGCTGTTCCACAGCATCTCGGCTTACAACAACGCCGGCTTCGGTCTCTGGTCCGACAGCCTCGAGCGCTATCACGCGAACCCGGTCGTCAACGCGGTGGTGATGCTGCTGATCGTGATGGGCGGACTGGGCTGGCGGGTCACCAGTGACCTGGTCGGGCTCGGGTTCCGTCGGGGACGTCGGCGTCCAAGCCTCCACACCCGGCTGGTGCTGCGGACCACCTTGCTGCTGATCGCCTTCGGCACCCTGGGGCTGGCGGTGACCGAATGGCTCAACCGGGGGGAGGTGTTCATCGAGATGGCGTGGCCCGAACGCTGGATGACCGCCCTGTTCGAATCGGTCACCGCCCGCACTGCCGGCTTCACCACCGTTCCGTTCTCCCTGGAGAACATCACCGACTCGGGGACGCTGCTGCTGATGGCGCTGATGTTCATCGGTGCCAGTCCCGGCGGGACCGGCGGCGGGATCAAGACCACAACCGTCGCGGCGCTGATGGCGGCGACCCGTTCGACGCTGCGGGGCCGCGATTCCGTGGTGATCCGCAACAGGGAGATCTCCGACAAGGTGGTGCTGCGAGCCGTGGGCATCACCGTCGCCTCGCTGCTGTTCGTTCTGGGAATGGCCCTGCTGCTCAGCCTGGGGAGCAACCTCAACGGCGAGGACCCGTTCACCTTCCTGGAGATGCTGTTCACCTGCATCTCGGCGTTCTGCACGGTTGGCCTGGATCTCGGGGTGACCGAGGAACTGGGTCGTTTCGGTCAGCTGGTGCTGCTGATCGGGATGTTCGTGGGTCGTCTGGGGGTGTTTCTGCTGCTCAGCGCCATCTGGGAGGCGGTCAGCCGAGAGGGCCATCACCTGCACCGTCAGAATCGGATCGGATACCCCCGGGAGGATCTGTATGTCTGA
- a CDS encoding TrkA family potassium uptake protein — translation MKEWWQWSPLQGSERLGFAVIGVGRFGIAVCRELLQNGAEVLAVDRSERAIAELQQLEPTVEARVVDCTDEESLREAGVLDMGTVVVAMSEPIEASITATLIAKDSEGTRVKQVIARATSDLHEKMLKRVGADRVIFPSRMQGERLGLELVRPNLMERLALDEKHCIEEIKVPEPFMGRSLRDLNLRKNFRVNVLAAGPQSSLTVNPPASHVLEEGHLLVVMGLVDDLQRLPKT, via the coding sequence ATGAAGGAATGGTGGCAGTGGAGCCCGCTCCAGGGGAGTGAGCGGCTCGGCTTCGCGGTGATCGGCGTCGGGCGCTTCGGGATCGCCGTCTGCCGCGAACTGCTGCAGAACGGGGCCGAGGTGCTTGCCGTGGACCGCTCGGAACGCGCCATCGCGGAACTGCAGCAGCTGGAGCCCACCGTGGAGGCCAGGGTCGTCGACTGCACCGACGAGGAGTCGCTGCGCGAAGCCGGCGTGCTCGACATGGGCACGGTGGTGGTGGCGATGAGTGAACCGATCGAGGCCAGCATCACCGCCACCCTGATCGCCAAGGACAGCGAGGGAACGCGGGTGAAGCAGGTGATTGCGCGCGCCACCAGCGATCTGCACGAAAAGATGCTGAAGCGGGTCGGAGCCGACCGCGTGATCTTCCCCTCCCGGATGCAGGGGGAACGCCTCGGGCTTGAACTGGTGCGTCCGAATCTGATGGAGCGTCTGGCCCTGGATGAGAAGCACTGCATCGAGGAGATCAAGGTGCCGGAACCGTTCATGGGTCGATCCCTGCGGGACCTCAACCTGCGCAAGAATTTCCGCGTGAATGTGCTGGCCGCGGGCCCCCAGAGCAGCCTCACGGTGAACCCTCCGGCCTCCCACGTGCTGGAGGAAGGGCATCTGTTGGTGGTGATGGGTCTGGTGGACGACCTGCAGCGACTGCCCAAGACCTGA
- a CDS encoding anhydro-N-acetylmuramic acid kinase, whose protein sequence is MLCLGLMSGTSADGVDAVLADFRGRAERPRWRLIRHQHCPYPEDLQHQLVTAGQGTPLTAGAWLELAEAVTEAQAAAAWACDPDSRAELVGCHGQTLWHRPPANGRRGASWQVLQGPLLARLLERAVVHDFRAADLALGGQGAPLVPRADAALLGGIDGWRALLNLGGIANLTLIPPRCGPDRNAAVRGWDCGPANTLIDLAMQRFSEGRIRFDRDGTTAAAGECRDDWIRRWLTEPYFQEDPPKSTGRERFGAEDLQRRLGDLSGMRPEDAIATLTGFSAAVVGQDLDRLQKREGIRPLELVVAGGGRRNPSLMSALRRRCHGLQLRSSDSLGLAAEAREALVFALLAWWHHKGHPANAPAITGAARETLLGVRVEPA, encoded by the coding sequence ATGCTCTGCCTCGGTCTGATGAGCGGCACCAGCGCTGATGGGGTCGATGCCGTTCTGGCCGACTTCCGGGGCAGGGCCGAACGTCCCCGCTGGCGGCTGATCCGGCATCAGCACTGCCCGTATCCGGAGGATCTGCAGCATCAGCTGGTGACCGCCGGACAGGGCACTCCGCTGACAGCCGGAGCCTGGCTGGAGCTGGCGGAAGCGGTCACCGAAGCCCAGGCGGCTGCCGCCTGGGCCTGCGATCCGGACAGCAGAGCCGAACTGGTGGGGTGTCATGGCCAGACCCTGTGGCATCGCCCGCCGGCAAACGGACGCCGGGGGGCCAGCTGGCAGGTGCTGCAGGGGCCTCTGCTGGCCCGACTGCTGGAGCGAGCGGTGGTGCACGACTTCCGGGCAGCGGATCTGGCCCTGGGAGGCCAGGGTGCACCGCTGGTGCCCAGGGCCGATGCGGCGCTGCTAGGGGGCATCGACGGCTGGCGGGCCCTGCTCAATCTCGGGGGCATCGCCAACCTGACGCTGATCCCGCCGCGATGCGGTCCGGATCGCAACGCCGCGGTGCGGGGCTGGGACTGCGGACCCGCCAACACCCTGATTGATCTGGCGATGCAGCGATTCAGCGAAGGCCGGATCCGTTTCGACCGGGACGGCACGACGGCTGCAGCCGGTGAGTGCCGGGATGACTGGATCCGCCGCTGGCTGACGGAGCCCTACTTCCAGGAGGATCCGCCGAAATCCACCGGGCGAGAACGCTTCGGAGCCGAAGATCTGCAGCGGCGACTGGGTGACCTCTCCGGGATGCGACCGGAGGATGCGATCGCCACCCTCACCGGCTTCAGTGCAGCCGTGGTGGGGCAGGATCTCGACCGCCTGCAGAAGCGGGAGGGGATCCGGCCTCTCGAGCTGGTGGTGGCCGGCGGCGGACGACGCAATCCCAGCCTGATGTCGGCCCTGCGCCGGCGATGCCATGGCCTGCAGCTGCGCAGCTCCGACAGCCTGGGGCTGGCGGCGGAGGCCCGGGAAGCCCTCGTGTTCGCCCTGCTGGCCTGGTGGCACCACAAAGGCCACCCGGCCAACGCGCCGGCGATCACCGGCGCAGCACGGGAGACGCTGCTGGGGGTGAGGGTGGAACCGGCCTGA
- a CDS encoding ATP-binding cassette domain-containing protein codes for MLRLEHVSKIYPTGEVLRNVTWEVKPGDRIGLVGVNGAGKSTQMRLIAGEEEPSSGQVVRQGEPRIAYLQQEFDVDPDRSVRQELFQAFGEAATVLNRQRQVEDEMGSEKAAEDPAHLDQLIHELGRLQSRFEALHGYELDARIDKLLPTIGFTPEGAEQLVRDYSGGWQMRIALGKILLQEPDLLLLDEPTNHLDVETIQWLEGYLLEQTAALVVISHDRTFLDRVCNQIVSTERGISRSYLGNYTAHLEQKQLEQEATQAAFDRQQKEIATQQAYIDRFRASATRSTQAKSREKLLEKVEMVDAPIETVAGPSFRFPDAPRSGAQVAVIENLTHSYGEKILFLGADLEVERGDRIAFVGPNGAGKSTLLRLVMGLETPDDGSARLGEHNVVGRYFEQNQAEALDLEKTVIDTMFEAVPDWTQTQVRSLLGSFCFSNDTVFKEVGKLSGGEKARLALALMLLSPCNLLVLDEPTNHLDIPAKQMLEEALQHFEGAVLVVSHDRYFISKVANRIVELRDGDLILYRGDYAYYLEKKAEERAAAEQQRLAADQEEKRKANRQKQKDRQARRKKTA; via the coding sequence GTGCTGCGACTCGAGCACGTCAGCAAGATCTATCCCACCGGGGAGGTGCTGCGGAATGTCACCTGGGAGGTGAAACCCGGAGACCGCATCGGCCTGGTGGGGGTGAACGGTGCCGGCAAGTCCACACAGATGCGCCTGATCGCAGGCGAGGAAGAGCCCAGCAGTGGCCAGGTGGTGCGCCAGGGTGAACCCCGCATCGCTTACCTGCAGCAGGAGTTCGATGTGGATCCCGACCGCTCGGTCCGGCAGGAGCTGTTTCAGGCCTTCGGAGAGGCGGCCACGGTGCTCAACCGTCAGCGGCAGGTGGAGGATGAGATGGGCTCCGAGAAGGCAGCGGAGGATCCCGCCCATCTCGACCAGCTGATCCACGAGCTCGGCCGGCTCCAGAGCCGGTTCGAAGCTCTCCACGGTTACGAGCTCGACGCGCGCATCGACAAGCTTCTGCCCACCATCGGGTTCACGCCTGAGGGCGCTGAACAGCTGGTGCGGGATTACTCCGGCGGCTGGCAGATGCGCATCGCCCTCGGCAAGATCCTTCTCCAGGAACCAGACCTGCTGCTGCTGGACGAGCCCACCAACCACCTGGACGTCGAGACGATCCAGTGGCTGGAGGGTTACCTGCTGGAGCAGACCGCAGCGCTGGTGGTGATCAGCCACGACCGCACCTTTCTGGACCGGGTGTGCAATCAGATCGTTTCCACGGAACGGGGCATTTCCCGCAGCTACCTCGGCAACTACACCGCCCATCTGGAGCAGAAACAGCTGGAACAGGAGGCGACCCAGGCGGCGTTTGATCGCCAGCAGAAGGAGATCGCCACCCAGCAGGCCTACATCGACCGCTTCCGCGCCAGCGCCACCCGCAGCACCCAGGCCAAGAGCCGCGAGAAACTGCTCGAGAAGGTCGAGATGGTCGATGCACCGATCGAGACGGTGGCTGGCCCGAGCTTCCGCTTTCCCGATGCCCCACGTTCCGGTGCCCAGGTGGCGGTGATCGAGAACCTCACCCACAGCTACGGCGAGAAGATCCTGTTCCTCGGTGCCGACCTCGAGGTGGAACGGGGGGATCGCATCGCCTTCGTGGGACCGAACGGCGCAGGCAAATCCACCCTGCTGAGGCTGGTGATGGGCCTGGAGACCCCCGACGACGGATCGGCCCGCCTGGGTGAGCACAACGTGGTGGGGCGCTATTTCGAACAGAACCAGGCTGAAGCGCTGGATCTGGAGAAGACCGTGATCGACACCATGTTCGAGGCGGTGCCCGACTGGACCCAGACTCAGGTGCGCTCATTGCTTGGCAGCTTCTGCTTCAGCAACGACACCGTGTTCAAGGAGGTGGGCAAGTTGAGCGGTGGCGAGAAAGCTCGCCTGGCCCTGGCCCTGATGCTGCTCAGCCCCTGCAATCTGCTGGTGCTGGATGAGCCCACCAACCACCTGGACATCCCGGCGAAGCAGATGCTCGAGGAGGCACTCCAGCACTTCGAGGGGGCCGTGCTGGTGGTGTCCCACGACCGCTATTTCATCTCCAAGGTCGCCAATCGCATCGTGGAGCTGCGCGATGGCGACCTGATCCTGTACCGGGGCGATTACGCCTATTACCTCGAAAAGAAGGCGGAGGAAAGGGCTGCAGCGGAACAGCAGCGGCTCGCAGCGGATCAGGAAGAGAAACGGAAGGCGAATCGCCAGAAGCAGAAGGACCGGCAGGCCCGCCGCAAGAAGACGGCCTGA